In one window of Paucibacter aquatile DNA:
- a CDS encoding FemAB family XrtA/PEP-CTERM system-associated protein has protein sequence MAALQIKRLTAQDAALARRWDEFVLACPQATFFHRAGWLRMVEQVFKHQGFFLYAEREGEIEGVLPLAQVKSMLFGHSLVALPFAVYGGVAALNDEAAAALEQEAQAIAQRLGAEHLEFRNIAPRHADWPKQDLYVTFRKEILPEEEANMLAIPRKARASVRKGIKNNLVSHIDPTVDRFFALYADNTHRHGTPAMPKRYFAALLDEFGADAEVLTVTDAQGKPLSSVLSFYFRDEVLPYYAGDDEAARDLAGNDFKYWELMRRACARGCKVFDYGRSKQGTGSYAFKKNWGFEPTPLHYEYCLYKRDAVPQNNPSNAKYQLLIKTWRRLPLGFVNWLGPFIVRNLG, from the coding sequence ATGGCTGCACTCCAAATCAAGCGCCTGACGGCGCAAGACGCCGCGCTTGCCCGGCGCTGGGACGAATTCGTCCTGGCCTGCCCGCAAGCCACCTTCTTTCACCGTGCCGGCTGGTTGCGCATGGTCGAGCAGGTGTTCAAGCACCAGGGTTTCTTTCTCTACGCCGAGCGTGAGGGCGAGATCGAGGGTGTGCTGCCCCTGGCTCAGGTCAAGAGCATGCTGTTCGGCCACTCCCTGGTGGCCTTGCCCTTTGCGGTGTATGGCGGTGTTGCAGCCCTGAACGACGAGGCAGCCGCCGCTCTGGAGCAAGAAGCGCAGGCCATTGCGCAGCGCCTGGGTGCTGAGCACCTCGAGTTCCGCAATATCGCGCCCCGTCACGCCGACTGGCCAAAGCAGGATTTGTACGTCACCTTCCGCAAGGAGATCCTGCCCGAGGAAGAGGCCAATATGCTGGCCATTCCGCGCAAGGCCCGGGCCAGTGTGCGCAAAGGCATCAAAAACAATCTGGTCTCGCACATCGATCCAACGGTGGATCGCTTTTTCGCGCTCTACGCCGACAACACCCACCGCCACGGTACGCCGGCCATGCCCAAGCGCTACTTCGCGGCTTTGCTGGACGAGTTCGGTGCCGATGCTGAGGTGCTGACGGTCACCGATGCCCAAGGCAAGCCACTCAGCTCGGTGCTGAGTTTCTACTTCCGTGACGAGGTGCTGCCTTACTACGCCGGCGACGACGAAGCCGCGCGCGATCTGGCCGGCAACGACTTCAAGTACTGGGAGCTGATGCGTCGCGCCTGCGCGCGTGGCTGCAAGGTGTTCGACTACGGCCGCAGCAAGCAGGGCACCGGTTCCTACGCCTTCAAGAAGAACTGGGGCTTCGAGCCGACGCCGTTGCATTACGAGTACTGCCTCTACAAGCGCGACGCCGTGCCGCAGAACAACCCGAGCAATGCGAAGTACCAGCTCCTGATCAAGACCTGGCGGCGCTTGCCCCTGGGCTTTGTCAACTGGTTGGGGCCCTTCATCGTGCGCAATCTGGGTTGA
- a CDS encoding TIGR04063 family PEP-CTERM/XrtA system glycosyltransferase, whose protein sequence is MSLRVLHILDHSLPLHSGYSFRTASILREQRARGWITSHLTSPKQGPGEGLMEEASGWQFHRTPSTAADGLIRQMQLTAARIREVVAIERPDIIHAHSPVLNALPSLWVGRQLRLPVVYEMRASWEDAAVDHGTTTEGSLRYRVSRALESFALKRADQITTICEGLRGDIMSRGVPADRITVIPNAVDAQAFQFGVSPDPVLRAKLGLDGAVVLGFAGSFYGYEGLHLLLDAAARLLPTLPQLRVLLVGGGPQEAALKAQVERLGLQQQVIFTGRVPHAEVQRYYELIDVLAYPRLPIRLTELVTPLKPLEAMAQGRMFVASDVGGHHELVRHGETGHLFKAGDVGALAAAIEQLLAQREQWPRIAAQARHFVEAERTWARSVARYEEVYRRALGRYGRTFPPVSS, encoded by the coding sequence ATGAGCTTGCGCGTTCTCCACATCCTCGACCACTCCTTGCCGCTGCACAGCGGCTACAGTTTTCGCACCGCCTCCATCCTGCGCGAGCAGCGTGCGCGCGGCTGGATCACCTCTCACCTGACCAGCCCCAAGCAGGGCCCGGGCGAGGGCCTGATGGAGGAGGCCTCGGGCTGGCAATTCCACCGCACGCCCAGCACCGCGGCCGATGGCCTGATCCGCCAGATGCAGCTGACGGCCGCGCGCATCCGGGAAGTCGTGGCCATCGAGCGCCCTGACATCATCCACGCCCATTCGCCGGTGCTCAATGCCTTGCCCAGCCTCTGGGTCGGCCGACAGCTGCGTTTGCCGGTGGTGTATGAGATGCGAGCCTCTTGGGAGGATGCGGCTGTCGACCACGGCACGACGACCGAAGGCAGCTTGCGCTACCGCGTGTCGCGGGCGCTGGAAAGCTTTGCGCTCAAGCGTGCCGACCAGATCACCACCATTTGCGAAGGCCTGCGTGGCGACATCATGTCGCGCGGTGTGCCGGCGGATCGCATCACCGTGATCCCGAATGCGGTTGACGCCCAGGCCTTCCAGTTTGGCGTCAGCCCGGACCCGGTGCTGCGTGCCAAGCTGGGCCTGGACGGCGCCGTTGTGCTTGGTTTTGCAGGCTCCTTCTACGGCTACGAAGGCCTGCACCTGCTGCTGGACGCTGCGGCTCGCCTCTTGCCCACGCTGCCGCAGCTTCGCGTGCTGCTGGTCGGCGGCGGCCCGCAGGAGGCGGCGCTCAAGGCGCAGGTGGAGCGCCTGGGCCTGCAGCAGCAGGTGATCTTCACCGGCCGGGTGCCGCACGCGGAGGTGCAGCGTTACTACGAACTGATCGACGTGCTGGCCTACCCGCGCCTGCCCATTCGCCTGACCGAGCTGGTCACGCCGCTCAAGCCCCTGGAGGCCATGGCCCAAGGGCGCATGTTCGTGGCCTCCGATGTCGGCGGCCACCATGAGCTGGTGCGCCACGGCGAGACCGGCCATCTCTTCAAGGCCGGCGATGTGGGCGCTCTGGCCGCTGCCATCGAACAGCTGCTGGCCCAGCGCGAGCAATGGCCGCGCATCGCCGCGCAGGCCCGCCATTTCGTGGAAGCCGAGCGCACCTGGGCCCGCAGCGTGGCCCGCTACGAAGAGGTCTACCGGCGCGCCCTGGGCCGCTACGGTCGTACCTTCCCCCCTGTTTCTTCCTGA
- a CDS encoding XrtA system polysaccharide deacetylase produces the protein MSEQKAIRNAMTVDVEDYFQVSAFAPYIARGDWEGCECRVERNIERILALFAQHQTKATFFTLGWIAERYPQVVRDIVAAGHELASHGYGHERASDLSPQAFMQDVVRAKKLLEDLGGHEVIGYRAPSFSIGKSNLWAFDTLREAGYQYSSSVYPIQHDHYGMPDSPRFAYPVREGLLEVPVTTLRVMNKNLPSSGGGYFRLLPYSVSRWLIRQVNAQDQQSAVFYFHPWEIDVDQPRVAGIDSKSRFRHYVNIARTHDRIGRLLQDFAWGRMDEIFLGRRTAALATSAVAA, from the coding sequence ATGTCTGAACAAAAAGCCATACGGAATGCGATGACCGTGGATGTGGAAGATTACTTCCAGGTCTCGGCCTTCGCGCCCTATATTGCGCGTGGCGATTGGGAAGGCTGTGAGTGCCGGGTGGAGCGCAATATCGAGCGCATCCTGGCCCTGTTCGCCCAGCATCAGACCAAGGCCACGTTCTTCACCCTGGGCTGGATCGCCGAGCGCTACCCGCAGGTGGTGCGCGATATCGTGGCGGCCGGCCACGAACTCGCCAGCCATGGCTACGGCCACGAACGCGCCAGCGATCTGAGCCCGCAAGCTTTCATGCAGGACGTCGTCCGTGCCAAGAAGTTGCTGGAAGATCTGGGCGGCCATGAGGTGATTGGCTACCGCGCGCCGAGTTTCTCGATCGGCAAGAGCAATCTCTGGGCCTTCGACACCTTGCGCGAGGCTGGCTACCAATACAGCTCCAGCGTCTACCCGATTCAGCACGACCATTACGGCATGCCAGATTCACCGCGTTTCGCCTACCCGGTGCGTGAGGGTTTGCTGGAAGTGCCGGTCACGACCTTGCGGGTGATGAACAAGAACCTGCCGTCCAGCGGCGGTGGCTATTTCCGCCTGCTGCCTTATTCGGTGTCGCGTTGGCTGATCCGTCAGGTCAATGCCCAGGATCAACAGTCCGCCGTGTTCTATTTCCACCCCTGGGAAATCGACGTTGATCAGCCGCGTGTCGCCGGCATCGACAGCAAGTCGCGCTTCCGCCACTACGTCAATATTGCGCGCACCCACGACCGCATCGGCCGCCTGCTGCAGGACTTTGCCTGGGGTCGCATGGACGAGATCTTCCTGGGTCGACGCACCGCGGCGCTGGCCACCAGCGCAGTTGCAGCCTGA